The following coding sequences lie in one Marinihelvus fidelis genomic window:
- the mscL gene encoding large-conductance mechanosensitive channel protein MscL — protein sequence MSMMKEFREFAMRGNVVDMAVGIVIGAAFGKIVTSFVNDVLMPPIGLAVGGVSFNDLAITLKEAAGETEAVMLNYGAFIQTVVDFVIVAFAIFLVIKAMNSMKRKEEEAPAAPPEPSKEEVLLTEIRDALKK from the coding sequence ATGAGCATGATGAAAGAATTTCGCGAGTTCGCGATGCGAGGAAACGTGGTCGACATGGCCGTGGGCATTGTCATCGGCGCGGCCTTTGGCAAGATCGTCACGTCATTCGTCAACGATGTGCTGATGCCACCCATCGGGCTGGCCGTTGGCGGCGTCAGTTTCAATGACCTGGCCATTACGCTGAAAGAGGCCGCCGGTGAAACAGAAGCGGTGATGCTGAACTACGGCGCATTCATCCAGACCGTTGTCGATTTCGTGATTGTCGCCTTCGCCATCTTCCTGGTGATCAAGGCCATGAATTCAATGAAGCGCAAGGAAGAGGAAGCGCCTGCGGCACCGCCCGAGCCTTCGAAAGAGGAAGTCCTGCTGACCGAAATCCGGGATGCCCTGAAGAAGTAA
- the lipB gene encoding lipoyl(octanoyl) transferase LipB yields the protein MNLSPPLVIRHLGLMPYEPVWRAMQRFTDQRDEHTADQVWCVQHPPVFTQGQAGRAEHVLAPGDIPVVQVDRGGQVTYHGPGQIVVYPLLDLRRLGLGVRELVTRIEGAIIQVLDGYGIEAQRREGAPGVYVGEAKIAALGLRVRRGCSFHGLAFNINNDLEPFSRINPCGYEGLAVTRLTDLADTSLAQAETALLSCLAYALGYNKGFRRADGLPATEG from the coding sequence ATGAACCTTTCACCGCCGCTGGTTATCCGTCACCTGGGCCTGATGCCCTATGAACCGGTGTGGCGCGCCATGCAGCGCTTCACCGACCAGCGCGACGAGCACACGGCCGACCAGGTCTGGTGCGTGCAACACCCGCCGGTGTTCACCCAGGGCCAGGCCGGGCGCGCCGAGCACGTGCTGGCGCCGGGCGACATCCCGGTCGTGCAGGTCGATCGCGGCGGCCAGGTTACCTATCACGGCCCCGGGCAGATCGTCGTCTACCCGCTGCTGGACCTGCGCCGGCTGGGGCTGGGTGTGCGTGAGCTGGTGACGCGTATCGAAGGCGCCATCATCCAGGTGCTGGACGGCTATGGCATCGAGGCACAACGGCGTGAAGGCGCGCCCGGCGTCTATGTGGGCGAAGCGAAAATTGCCGCGCTGGGCCTGAGAGTCCGCCGCGGTTGCTCGTTCCATGGCCTGGCGTTCAACATCAACAACGACCTGGAGCCCTTCAGCCGCATCAACCCATGCGGTTACGAGGGGCTGGCCGTCACCCGGCTGACCGACCTGGCGGATACCAGCCTGGCACAGGCCGAAACGGCGCTATTGAGCTGCCTGGCCTATGCTTTGGGCTACAATAAGGGGTTCCGTCGCGCAGATGGCCTGCCCGCGACCGAAGGTTAA
- the lipA gene encoding lipoyl synthase, with protein MTDIHKIPIRLDTAAGNGSPQAGQKQVGGDKMARNTAQFDADSPRLRKPPWIRVRLPVGNAVERLKSQLREQHLVTVCEEASCPNIHECFGKGTATFMVLGDICTRRCSFCDVAHGRPKPPDADEPRKLAETIAQMRLRYVVITSVDRDDLRDGGAAHFAECIQRVRAANPGIQLEILVPDFRGKGRAERALDILSAEPPDVFNHNLETVEPLYRDVRPGADYGWSLRLLRDFKARNPQVPTKSGIMLGLGETWDQVEVALADLREHDVDMVTLGQYLQPTAHHHPVVRYWTPDEFERLAELGDSMGFTHVASGPLVRSSYHADEMAERSGLVGAAEKAHV; from the coding sequence ATGACTGATATTCACAAGATTCCAATTCGTCTCGACACCGCGGCCGGAAACGGCTCGCCACAAGCCGGCCAGAAGCAGGTGGGTGGTGACAAGATGGCGCGCAACACGGCGCAGTTTGACGCCGATTCACCGCGCCTGCGCAAGCCGCCCTGGATCCGCGTGCGCCTGCCCGTGGGCAACGCCGTAGAGCGGCTCAAGAGCCAGTTGCGCGAGCAGCACCTTGTCACCGTGTGCGAGGAAGCATCCTGCCCGAACATTCACGAGTGTTTCGGCAAGGGCACCGCGACCTTCATGGTGCTGGGCGACATCTGCACGCGCCGCTGCTCCTTCTGCGACGTGGCCCATGGTCGCCCCAAGCCGCCGGACGCCGATGAACCGCGCAAACTGGCCGAGACCATTGCCCAGATGCGCCTGCGCTACGTGGTGATCACCTCGGTCGATCGCGATGACCTCCGCGATGGCGGCGCGGCGCATTTTGCCGAGTGCATCCAGCGGGTACGTGCGGCCAATCCGGGCATCCAGCTGGAGATCCTGGTACCTGACTTCCGCGGCAAAGGCCGCGCCGAGCGCGCGCTGGACATCCTGTCCGCCGAGCCGCCGGACGTGTTCAACCACAACCTGGAAACCGTCGAGCCGCTGTACCGCGATGTGCGCCCCGGGGCCGACTACGGCTGGTCGCTGCGCCTGCTGCGCGACTTCAAGGCGCGCAACCCGCAGGTGCCGACCAAGTCCGGCATCATGCTGGGCCTGGGCGAGACCTGGGACCAGGTGGAAGTGGCGCTGGCCGACCTGCGCGAGCACGACGTCGACATGGTCACCCTGGGCCAGTACCTGCAGCCGACCGCGCATCACCACCCGGTGGTCCGCTACTGGACGCCGGACGAATTCGAACGCCTGGCAGAACTGGGTGATTCGATGGGCTTTACGCACGTGGCCTCCGGCCCGCTGGTGCGCTCGTCCTACCACGCGGACGAGATGGCCGAGCGTTCCGGGCTGGTCGGTGCGGCGGAAAAAGCCCACGTTTAG
- a CDS encoding YbeD family protein, protein MSEETTLLEFPCMFPIKAMGRASEDFESLVTTIVFAHAEPYAGEAVAINESAEGNFVSVTVKIVATSREQLDRIYMDLTDCEQVLMAL, encoded by the coding sequence ATGAGTGAAGAAACCACGCTGCTGGAGTTCCCGTGCATGTTCCCCATCAAGGCGATGGGCCGGGCCAGCGAAGACTTCGAGTCACTGGTGACGACCATCGTTTTCGCCCATGCGGAGCCGTACGCCGGTGAAGCCGTGGCGATCAACGAGAGTGCCGAGGGCAACTTCGTGTCGGTGACGGTCAAGATCGTCGCCACGTCGCGCGAGCAGCTCGACCGGATCTACATGGACCTGACCGACTGCGAGCAAGTCCTGATGGCGCTCTGA
- a CDS encoding carboxy terminal-processing peptidase — protein MRIIKTLLPLMVATSTAWASLPEGDAVQLQPSMEQRFTSNIATKLLTNWHYKTTKLDDQLSEAILDSYIEMLDPNRSYFVATDISEFQRFRHGMDDALRHSNLTPAFDIYNVYSDRVRERAEHARARLEQPFDFTVDEDYEYDRTEAPWALNSQELDEIWRKRVKNDYLRLKLAGKEHDDILKLLDERYENMDRRVAELESDDIFNYFMNAFAQSIEPHTAYLSPRGSENFEISMKLSLEGIGALLGRESEYTRIERVVPGGPADQDGRLKAGDRVVAVGQDADGKMVDVVGWRVDDVVDLIRGPKDSVVRLEVLPEDVGVEGPSTVIDIVRNEVKLEEQAASSRVIEVEQDNGELTKIGVIDLPVFYLDFNGMAQNLPDYRSSTRDVHRLIDELEAEGVEGLVIDLRNNGGGSLLEATTLTGLFIDRGPVVQVKSSNGRVSTEEDDDPGMAWEGPLAVLVNRYSASASEIFAAAIQDYGRGIVIGEPTFGKGTVQSLMDLDQYSMTSDSPQMGQLKITQAQFFRVNGGSTQNRGVLPDIRFPTAGDPQEYGERSLDNALPWTEIDAASYQPAGDLERMVAVADFHFQDRVTSEQEFRWLLDDIEEYNAEYAEHRVSLLETERRADMDRREAKREERKALEAGLADGPLVDDTDPLAAAEQGEDIAGPELDDEDAAEDEEDDRPDLMLRESARIVADMVELSDSQLLTQQFSQMTDKTSGEGIN, from the coding sequence TTGAGAATCATCAAGACACTGCTGCCACTGATGGTGGCGACCTCCACCGCCTGGGCCAGCCTGCCCGAAGGCGATGCCGTCCAGCTGCAACCGAGCATGGAACAGCGCTTCACCAGCAATATCGCCACCAAGCTACTCACCAACTGGCATTACAAGACCACCAAGCTGGATGACCAGCTCTCGGAGGCCATTCTCGACAGCTACATCGAGATGCTCGATCCCAATCGCAGCTATTTCGTGGCCACCGACATCAGCGAATTCCAGCGTTTCCGTCATGGCATGGATGACGCGCTGCGCCACTCCAACCTGACCCCGGCGTTCGATATCTACAACGTTTACTCCGATCGCGTGCGTGAGCGTGCCGAGCATGCCCGCGCGCGGCTGGAGCAGCCATTCGACTTCACCGTCGACGAGGATTACGAGTACGACCGCACCGAGGCGCCGTGGGCGCTGAACAGCCAGGAGCTGGACGAGATCTGGCGCAAGCGGGTCAAGAATGACTACCTGCGCCTGAAGCTGGCCGGCAAGGAGCACGACGACATTCTCAAGCTGCTCGATGAGCGCTACGAGAACATGGACCGTCGCGTTGCCGAACTGGAGTCGGACGACATCTTCAATTACTTCATGAACGCCTTCGCGCAGTCCATCGAGCCGCACACGGCCTACCTGTCGCCGCGTGGCTCCGAGAACTTCGAGATCTCGATGAAGCTGTCGCTGGAAGGCATTGGCGCGCTGCTGGGCCGTGAGTCCGAGTACACGCGTATCGAGCGCGTGGTGCCGGGCGGCCCTGCCGACCAGGACGGCCGCCTGAAGGCCGGCGACCGCGTGGTTGCGGTGGGCCAGGACGCCGACGGCAAGATGGTCGACGTTGTCGGCTGGCGCGTTGACGACGTGGTCGACCTGATCCGCGGCCCCAAGGACTCCGTGGTGCGGCTGGAAGTGCTGCCGGAAGACGTCGGCGTCGAAGGGCCCAGCACCGTTATCGATATCGTCCGCAACGAGGTCAAGCTCGAGGAGCAGGCCGCCAGCAGCCGGGTTATCGAGGTTGAGCAGGACAACGGCGAGCTGACGAAGATCGGCGTGATCGACCTGCCGGTGTTTTACCTGGACTTCAACGGCATGGCCCAGAACCTGCCGGACTATCGCTCCAGCACCCGTGACGTTCACCGCCTGATCGATGAACTGGAAGCCGAGGGCGTCGAAGGCCTGGTGATCGACCTGCGTAACAACGGTGGTGGTTCACTGCTGGAAGCGACCACGCTGACCGGCCTGTTTATTGACCGCGGGCCGGTGGTCCAGGTGAAGAGCTCGAACGGCCGCGTCAGCACCGAGGAAGATGACGACCCTGGCATGGCCTGGGAGGGCCCGCTGGCCGTGCTGGTGAACCGCTACAGCGCCTCCGCGTCGGAGATTTTCGCGGCGGCCATCCAGGACTACGGTCGCGGCATCGTTATCGGTGAGCCGACCTTCGGTAAGGGCACGGTGCAGTCGCTGATGGACCTGGACCAGTACAGCATGACCTCCGATTCACCGCAGATGGGTCAGCTGAAGATTACCCAGGCGCAGTTCTTCCGCGTCAATGGCGGTTCCACGCAGAACCGCGGCGTGTTGCCGGACATCCGGTTCCCGACCGCCGGCGATCCGCAGGAGTATGGCGAACGCTCGCTGGACAACGCCCTGCCGTGGACCGAGATCGATGCGGCCAGCTACCAGCCCGCCGGTGACCTGGAGCGCATGGTCGCGGTCGCCGATTTCCACTTCCAGGATCGTGTGACCAGCGAGCAGGAGTTCCGCTGGCTGCTGGATGACATCGAGGAATACAACGCCGAGTACGCAGAGCACCGCGTATCGCTGCTGGAAACCGAGCGTCGCGCCGATATGGATCGCCGCGAGGCCAAGCGGGAAGAGCGCAAGGCGCTGGAAGCCGGCCTGGCCGATGGCCCGCTGGTGGACGACACCGACCCGTTGGCGGCCGCGGAACAGGGTGAAGACATCGCCGGCCCCGAACTCGACGACGAGGACGCGGCCGAAGACGAAGAGGACGATCGTCCGGACCTGATGCTGCGCGAGTCCGCGCGGATCGTCGCGGATATGGTGGAACTGTCTGACAGCCAGTTGCTGACGCAGCAGTTCTCCCAGATGACCGACAAGACTTCCGGCGAAGGCATCAACTAG